GAAGAAGAAGAGGATGAGATTGTTGAATCTGATGTTGAGCTTGAAGGAGACACTGTTGAGCCTGATAATGATCCTCCTCAGAAAGTAATATTAACTTAGCAAACCAAACCTCAGCTTTCATTTTACTTACTCGTTTGGTTTTTGGTAATAGATGGGAGATTCATCAGTGGAAGTGACTGACGAGAACCGAGAAGCATCTCAAGAAGCCAAGGGCAAGGCCATGGAGGCTCTCTCTGAAGGAAAGCTTGATGAAGCAATTGAGCATTTGACCCAGGCAATAACGTTGAATCCTACATCAGCTATTATGTATGGAAACAGAGGTGTGTACAAGTTCTTTTTTAACTTCCATCAAATGATTTTTTCCTTACCTAATTTGTCTGTATTTGTGTGTTTCAGCCAGTGTCTACATTAAGCTCAAGAAGCCAAACGCTGCTATTAGAGACGCAAACGCTGCATTGGAGGTACAGTGATCTATTATTTCCTCAGGAACTTCTTTTTTTCTAGTGATGATTATATTTAATGTTTCTGTGTGTTTTTGAGATGGCAGATTAATCCTGACTCTGCCAAGGGATACAAGGCACGAGGTATGGCTCACGCCATGCTTGGAGAGTGGGCAGAGGCTGCAAAAGACCTTCACCTTGCATCTACCATAGACTATGATGAGGAAATTAGCGCAGTGCTCAAAAAGGTATTTTTCTGTCTTATCTGCTGATTCTTGAATTCTCATGAACAATCCATTAGTCTATTGCTCACATTTTGAAATTTGTAGGTTGAGCCTAATGCTCATAAGCTAGAGGAGCACCGTAGGAAGTATGATAGACTACGCAAGGAAAGAGATGAGAAGAAGGCTGCCCGTGATAGACAACGTCGCCGCGCTGAAGCACAGGTAGATTTTTATTAGACACCATGAGTTGGCTATTTTTCTCTGTTGGCGCTTATTCATGGTCTCTTTTTCTGTTCTGTAAGGCTGCCTATGATAAAGCTAAGAAAGAGGAACAATCATCATCAAGCAGAGGAGGTGGTTTCCCTGGCGGATTCCCAGGTGGCTTCCCTGGAGGAATGGGAGGTATGCCCGGCGGTTTCCCTGGAGGAATGGGAGGTATGCCCGGCGGTTTTCCTGGAGGAATGGGAGGTATGCCCGGCGGTTTCCCTGGAGGAATGGGAGGTATGCCCGGCGGTTTCCCTGGAGGAATGGGAGGTATGCCCGGCGGTTTCCCTGGAGGAATGGGAGGTATGCCCGGCGGTTTCCCTGGAGGAATGGGAGGTATGCCCGGCGGTTTCCCTGGAGGAATGGGAGGTATGCCCGGCGGTTTCCCTGGAGGAATGGGAGGTATGCCCGGCGGTTTCCCTGGAGGAATGGGAGGTATGCCCGGCGGTTTTCCTGGAGGAATGGGAGGTATGCCCGGCGGTTTTCCTGGAGGAATGGGAGGAGGTATGCCTGCCGGAATGGGAGGAGGCATGCCTGCCGGAATGGGAGGAGGCATGCCTGGAATGGGAGGAGGCATGCCCGGTGGTGGTGGTGCAGGTGCTGGTGGTGCTGGTGCAGGTGCAGGTGGTATGCCGGGTGG
The DNA window shown above is from Brassica oleracea var. oleracea cultivar TO1000 chromosome C3, BOL, whole genome shotgun sequence and carries:
- the LOC106328412 gene encoding FAM10 family protein At4g22670-like, translating into MDATKLSELKVFIDQCKSDPSLLSTPSLSFFREYLQSLGAKLPSAAASEEHKDTKEKSFVVEEDSDDDMEETEEPKPTVEVEEEEEDEIVESDVELEGDTVEPDNDPPQKMGDSSVEVTDENREASQEAKGKAMEALSEGKLDEAIEHLTQAITLNPTSAIMYGNRASVYIKLKKPNAAIRDANAALEINPDSAKGYKARGMAHAMLGEWAEAAKDLHLASTIDYDEEISAVLKKVEPNAHKLEEHRRKYDRLRKERDEKKAARDRQRRRAEAQAAYDKAKKEEQSSSSRGGGFPGGFPGGFPGGMGGMPGGFPGGMGGMPGGFPGGMGGMPGGFPGGMGGMPGGFPGGMGGMPGGFPGGMGGMPGGFPGGMGGMPGGFPGGMGGMPGGFPGGMGGMPGGFPGGMGGMPGGFPGGMGGMPGGFPGGMGGGMPAGMGGGMPAGMGGGMPGMGGGMPGGGGAGAGGAGAGAGGMPGGIDFSKILNDPELMTAFSDPEVMAALQDVMKNPANLAKHQANPKVAPVIAKMMGKFGGAPK